The genomic window GATAAATTGACTGCAACAATTAGTGAATTGATTGGCTATGAGCTGTTAGAACATGAACTTGATTTAGAAGAAGATGAAATTACTGTACTGGAATTGTTTAAAGCCTTGGGAATTAAAATCGAAACACAGAGTGATACAATTTTCGAAAAGCTTATTGAAATCATACAGGTGTACAAGTACTTATCAAAGAAACATCTGTTGGTACTGGTAAATAGCTGTGCATATTTGACAACTGATGAACTAGTGGAGTTGAAGGAATATATTTCCCTATGTAATATGGATGTACTATTTATAGAGCCTAGAAAAATAACTGTGGGACCGCAGTATATTTTAGATGAAGACTATTTTTTACATGTGGAAGAAATGGTATAATAGATGTATGTACATTGATAACTGAATAAATAGAAATACCTAATAAAGAAGCGTTCAAAGCAAAAATCTTGCTATGGATGAGTGGCGCGATTACGGGATTTGGCAGAAATAAAAAATTCTGCGAGGTTTTAGAGCTATGCTGTTTTGAATGCTTCCAAAACGAATGAGTTCATTAATGCAGCTATTGCATCGTTTTAGAGCTATGCTGTTTTGAATGCTTCCAAAACTCCGTTTCTCATGGATTGAGCTAACCAATAGTTTTAGAGCTATGCTGTTTTGAATGCTTCCAAAACTATGCTTCTTATTGACGTTGTACGTTGCTAGTTTTAGAGCTATGCTGTTTTGAATGCTTCCAAAACTCTCCTTCTCTTTATCTTATATATGTAGTAGTTTTAGAGCTATGCTGTTTTGAATGCTTC from Enterococcus sp. 9E7_DIV0242 includes these protein-coding regions:
- the csn2 gene encoding type II-A CRISPR-associated protein Csn2, producing MMKLNFELLDEPLEIESATTLVIEDVRVFARLVKWFYQYEEQSDLKLFDEKQKSIKASELMIVTDILGYDVNSSAVLKLIHADLEEQLNEKPEVKSMIDKLTATISELIGYELLEHELDLEEDEITVLELFKALGIKIETQSDTIFEKLIEIIQVYKYLSKKHLLVLVNSCAYLTTDELVELKEYISLCNMDVLFIEPRKITVGPQYILDEDYFLHVEEMV